In the Bacteroidales bacterium genome, GGTTTCATTATCAGCATATACTCCTCCATATATGTTACAAGGAAAAAAGAAATCTATCATTACTATCCTTTTTACCTGATCACGCTGGGATGTTCAGTTGCAGCTTTATTGGCCGATGATCTTCTGCTTTTTATCTTCTTTTGGGGAGTATTGGGCTTTACATTATATAAATTAATAAAAGCACATGACGAAATAAGTTCAGCCGCTGCTAAAAAATCGTTAATTATGATAGGTTCTTCCGATGGGATCATGATCATGGGTATTGCCATTATCTGGACTCTGACAGGTAATTTAAACATGAGTGAGCTGGATATAGCCACAAATTCAGGCATAGCGACTACAGCTTTTGTTACTTTGCTTATCGGAAGTTTTACCAAAGCCGGGGCATTCCCTTTGCATACCTGGCTGCCCGATTATTCCCAAAATGCACCTGCCTCAACAACAGCCTACTTACCGGCATCTTTAGACAAACTGCTGGGAATTTATTTCCTTGCAAGGATATGCATTGACCTTTTCAGGTTAAACCCAACATTAACCCTAATACTCCTTATCCTTGGCGTACTGACTATAATCATTGCCGTAATGATGGCACTGGTCCAGCATAATTTCAAAAGACTTTTGGGTTTCCATGCCGTTTCGCAGGTTGGATATATGATCGTGGGCATAGCCATTGCAACTCCTCTGGGGATTGCCGCGGGTCTGTTTCATATGGTAAACAATGCCTTATATAAAAGTGGATTGTTTTTATCGGCAGGGAGCGTAGAAAAACAGACCGGCAAATCTGACCTAGATGATGTGGGAGGATTGTCCAGAAACATGCCAGTTACCTTCTTTAGCGCCCTCATTTTTGCCCTTGCTATTTCAGGAATTCCACCTTTAAATGGCTTTGCGTCCAAATGGATGATCTATCAGGGTATTATTGATTTTGGCCATAGCGGAACAGGAATTGCCAGCCAATTATGGATCGTATGGCTTGCATTGGCAGTTCTGGGTTCTGCCCTGACCTTAGCCAGTTTTATCAAGTTCATTTCAGGCATATTCTTTGGGGAAAGGAAACCGGAATTTAACAAAATCAGGGAGGTGAATATACTGATGTGGCTTCCCAAATTGCTGCTTGCTCTAATATGTATCGCATTCGGTGCTTTTGCCACGACCTGGGTGGTACCCCAATTCTTTGGACCCTATGTGGGAGAATTTAATTTCACCGGGATCTGGGAATCCACAGCAGTTACCATATTTATTCTGCTTTCGATCATATTGGGTATCATCATTTATCTGATCGGAGACATCAGGAATATGCGCACGGCGGAATCATTTATTGGAGGTGAGACCTTCCGGGAGCAAACAGGCTACAAAGTAACAGAATTTTATAATACAATAAGGGAA is a window encoding:
- a CDS encoding NADH dehydrogenase, translated to MDVLYYIIFLPIVAGIVLFAFPEKLKWIKATITLIVSAIILYFAYQVYQAEEQTLTLSLFTERFAAGTFLHEVFAGISKHFVLNIDALSRMIVLFTSIFGFIISIYSSIYVTRKKEIYHYYPFYLITLGCSVAALLADDLLLFIFFWGVLGFTLYKLIKAHDEISSAAAKKSLIMIGSSDGIMIMGIAIIWTLTGNLNMSELDIATNSGIATTAFVTLLIGSFTKAGAFPLHTWLPDYSQNAPASTTAYLPASLDKLLGIYFLARICIDLFRLNPTLTLILLILGVLTIIIAVMMALVQHNFKRLLGFHAVSQVGYMIVGIAIATPLGIAAGLFHMVNNALYKSGLFLSAGSVEKQTGKSDLDDVGGLSRNMPVTFFSALIFALAISGIPPLNGFASKWMIYQGIIDFGHSGTGIASQLWIVWLALAVLGSALTLASFIKFISGIFFGERKPEFNKIREVNILMWLPKLLLALICIAFGAFATTWVVPQFFGPYVGEFNFTGIWESTAVTIFILLSIILGIIIYLIGDIRNMRTAESFIGGETFREQTGYKVTEFYNTIREMKPLSGIYSRAEKGWFDIYHLLKKLFLDLNRSFSEVHTGILNTYAIWIIAGLVVIVLCLI